From the genome of Deltaproteobacteria bacterium, one region includes:
- a CDS encoding branched-chain amino acid ABC transporter permease, protein MNIIITGLISGSMLALLAIGFSLIFGVARIVNIAHTAFYMVASYCIFVFTVKLGFNSVAAMLIAVLVVTLLGLLAYKFLINPIREHEAAVLIATIALAMIFQEVMLLIFTGDYLSVSSLIEGYFQILGVKVFYQQLLTFGVALLILGVLWFLLMKTRLGLAIRSTAEDREVANLMGMNESRLAMITLGISVALAGFTGAVVVPLAVLNPFMWMEPLIMMMAVVVLGGLGSIKGSFVAAYILGFTEALVVFLIPKGAFLKGSIALSIMILVLLIRPEGLFGVAFEEER, encoded by the coding sequence ATGAATATCATCATCACCGGTCTGATCAGCGGCAGCATGCTGGCTTTGCTGGCCATCGGTTTTTCCCTGATTTTCGGGGTGGCCCGCATCGTAAACATCGCCCATACCGCTTTTTATATGGTCGCCTCCTACTGCATCTTCGTTTTCACGGTCAAGCTCGGGTTTAATTCCGTTGCGGCCATGTTGATCGCGGTTCTGGTCGTTACCCTGTTGGGCTTGCTGGCCTATAAGTTTTTGATCAACCCCATCAGGGAACATGAAGCGGCCGTTTTGATTGCCACCATCGCTCTGGCCATGATCTTTCAAGAGGTCATGCTTTTGATCTTCACCGGAGATTACTTAAGCGTATCCTCCCTGATTGAAGGCTATTTCCAGATTTTAGGGGTCAAAGTCTTTTATCAACAATTGCTGACCTTCGGAGTGGCCCTGCTGATCCTGGGGGTCCTCTGGTTTTTGTTGATGAAGACCCGTTTGGGTCTGGCCATCCGTTCCACGGCCGAAGACCGGGAAGTGGCCAATCTGATGGGCATGAACGAAAGCCGCCTGGCGATGATCACCCTGGGCATCTCGGTGGCCCTGGCCGGGTTTACCGGGGCGGTCGTCGTGCCCCTGGCCGTGCTTAATCCCTTTATGTGGATGGAACCCCTGATCATGATGATGGCCGTTGTCGTCCTGGGCGGGCTGGGCAGCATCAAAGGGAGTTTTGTGGCTGCCTATATCCTGGGTTTTACAGAGGCCCTGGTGGTTTTCCTGATCCCCAAAGGGGCTTTCTTAAAGGGATCCATCGCCCTGTCGATCATGATTCTGGTCCTGTTGATACGGCCGGAAGGCCTCTTCGGCGTTGCTTTTGAGGAAGAGAGGTAG